GCTTATTTTCTTACCTTTGGATATATGGTGATAAGATAAGGCGTTTTTTCTTTAGCATCTTTCATAACCTCACATAACCTCACATATATATATCTAGATATATCATCTTGATGCTTAGATTCACGTGCCAATGCTAATACAGATGGACACATGAATGCAAATGAATTATCTTCTAAATCAAGGCACAACTTGTGAGTGTACCTTGGATATAATAAGACTTTGCATAGTTAGTTtctatataaaataaaaatgtatAATTAGATATTGTTAAATAAATGAACAAGAAATTAAAGCCTTACATCATAAAAATATGCAAAATGGGTATATTAAGACAACTCAATCTCACAAACTCGTAGACATCTTCGTTGGTGACATATATCGGAACTTTAGCACTTTCATGAAATTTAAACACCTCCACATTTTTATCAGTAGCTTTAGTAGTAGATTCTGGAGGCATATTTTCAACCAAAACCAGTAAAGTTCAACATTTTTCACTCAATTTTTCACCTTTGGGAAAAGCTTGATTCTTGAGAATAGGCGTCACTGATTCTTTACTAACGATCTTTTTTAGTTTCCGAGAAGCTACCTTATGAACTTTTTTCTTCTCAGGTTcctaattataaataaattaagtCAACACTGcatttttctttattttgttcTGTAGTCTATGAAGTTGAACAAAATGAATAGCCTTAGTTTATTTATTGAAGGATCTTACCTGACCCAAGATCACAAGATCATTTGGCCATTGAACAAAGCTACCAGTTGCGTCGGCTACAGTTTCATGTTCATCACAGGGCACCAGAAGGGGAGTAACTTAAAATTCGACTAGAACTTCATCAACATATACTTTCACATTATTTGGTACAATTGATTTTCCGTGAATAAATTACTGCCCTCTTTATTTAATGGGAAAAATTGCCCCCTTCCCACAACAACCTTTCCTTTGTCTGGATGTTTAACACATAAACGACATAATCTCGGAATCTGCATTGATTGGGAAAAAAAGCAAGATAAAGAAGCAAGATAAAGAAGCACAACAAACTTAAACAAAACTCCAAAATATATTACATGTTTGATATATAAATCCAAAAAATTTAAACCAAACTCCAAACAAGAATTACCTCGATATTTAAGAAGTTTTGTGGTTGGTCCACAGAATGACAACTACTTTTAACCAATTCATTTGAATGTGTACCATTCCGCATCTGCCCAAAATTATCCATTGGAATCGGCAAACCCATACGCTTTAAATGGTCGTATATCCCTCGCAGCTGGACATTCATCATTTCTTGGCACTCCTCCCTCACTTTCTTGGTAATTTTTTGTGTAATTGTAACTAACTCATCCATAGAGACAACCCACTTTGTTTCCTTTTTTGTGATCCAAATACACTCTTGATTTTTGCTCTTCCTCCAATCCCTCTAACGCGTCCCTCATGTTACTTCTTCCCATGTGCACGAGTGAGCACATCATCATGACCACATAGGGTCCATGAACCATCAGATATTTGCCCTTGCAACTCTCCCTACCCACGATGTAGAATAAGACATGACAAGTTATATTCACGACACAAATCAATGTATAAGCACTAAGTATAAGGTTCTAGTCCTGACATATGTAAGATTTTAAATGGAAAAATGTTATTGCATGTCTCAAGAACTTATTTGAAGTTAAAACTACTTACAATTTTCTTAAACACTTCTCTAGTATGCTCATTAGGGATGTAAAAACTTCCATCTGCCTTTTTTAGTTCGTGCTCTTATCCATTCGTAACTACGCTCGGTCGATAGAATGGATGGATCAATAGATGATTCTGACGTGTCTAACGAAGCGATGGGATCGTTTTGGCGCCACTTGCCCCTGTTTCCTATATATCCACCTTTTCCAACAAAATGTCGATCTTCATCGTGTTTTTTACTTTTCTTTGCTTTTTCACTTATTTCCTACAcattaaaatatataaaacaaaatgAGGTTTGCATTAAAATGTTACTGTGGATAATATCCAACTCACGAAACTATCAATATTCTTGAAAAAAACTACTAATATTTACCTTAAACTCAGGAGATTCGTGTATCTTTCTAAATGTTTCCCATTCACCTTCATTGATATAAGGAATATTTCACATGCAAAAAATATCAAACCAGATTTGCCTTGAAGTCCTTCCAACTCCGTCCCTACAACTTCAATACTTGTTTTTAATTGGTCATCCTTCAATTTCCAGTGCATTTATTATAACCGATTTTAATTAGCAAATAAAGACAATAAAGAATAAACATCTAATCTAATACATTTTCAGAAATATATTTGCATACCTTAATATTTTCCCCAATCACATTCTTTCATCCCTGGCTAACTATATCCCAACTCTTGATATTTATATTAACATGTAATCTACCGGCTGTTCCAACATAACACGCAAAACGGGGTGCCATCTCCCCTATAGGGTTACCATCTTCATCAAACTCAAGATCGCACTcgattttttgatttttgattttttcttTTAATTTCGAACATAAGGTTGGACCTTTAGTCTTTTTCTTATTGTCTCGACTTGAACTTGACTCATTATTATCCTCATCCATGGCAAATATGACAAATACCTAGATCATGATAGCAAATATGGTATTAGTTAACATGGAAAGTAAAAAATgatgaataataaaaaatatagcAAGTTAACATGGATCAACAGTAAGAGTGAACAAGAGATACATGCATCAATGTTCAGGGAAGCTTCTTAAGTCTGTCTCTGTTTTTTCACTCTCCTAGACATGCGGACTAGCCTAATTTTCCTAATATTGATATTAAATATGTAAATAATGGCAGCATGAACTCTTGAAACTTTTTGTTATGGCATTTTGCAGCCTTAGCGTAAAATTCAAACTTTTAACAGCAAACTTGCAAATGTTCGATAACACTAAAGATGTGTATACTGCATATGTAATTGTAATGTACTGGCAGTGGCACTTACTTTTTGAAATCaatcttgttcttgaataatttgtggaaagtttttatttttgtttaattttaaatttttatgttAGTGATATTTGTTTTAAGATTGTAGTTCTTGTTAGTTTGCATATGTTTGTTTATGCAGAACAATACACTAAGATTAACTCTAATGCCTTGAAGAATTTaatagaattattataattatttgtaATATGTTAAATTAAAACTGTAATAATTTATTGACTTTAGTTTTCTTGCTCTATTTTATGTTAATTTTGGTGAACATGATTGTTTAAAACTTTCTCTCGTCGGCACTAGAGTTTATTAAGTTGTCATTGTTGATTGTCAGACCTAAATTCAAATGATTATGTTGTACGTTGTTATTTGTATTGAAATTGTAATTTGCAAGGCTAAGATGGTTTTGATGTTATATTTTAGTTAAGCACATGGGCTTGTCCAGCGGTGTGCTTTTTTTTCCGGAAACTTAATGGGCTGCACTTTTCCTCACTTACGTGATGATTTGGTTGAGGTTTCATATGTGTTTATGCAGGTAGTATCAGTGAAGTTGAAGGACTAATTGAATTGTACAAGAGCATCAATAGTTCTGTGATTGATGATGGCCTGATAAACAAGGTATTATTATCTTTTGGCCTTCACAACTGTTAAACTAATCATTGCTTTGTTCACAACAAATTCTTCAGGACGCTGATAGCTCTTTCGATCGTCAATTTTTCTGAATTTGTGTTAAAATTATGATTCTCAAGACCATTTTCTTCTTTTAAGTAGCTCTGCTCTAACATTTAAGAAAATCACTACTTTATAGGATCTTTTATTAGACGTACAATGTTTGAGTGAAATTTAGTTAATTTTGTTATTAGTAACAATTTTACTTTATAACCTTTTACTTTCAAAACCGTTACCCTGATAAGAAAATCAGAAATCAATAACACAGACATTCCCGTAAACTAAAAGTACAAAACTTAAGGTGGAAGAAAGGACGGGAGTCGTAGTTGTAGAAATTAAAGTTCAATTAAGTTTTACTAATAACACAACTTCCTGTCATAACCTCCGGCCAAGCAAACCAAGTGTTACCTAATTGACATCTAAGCCTAATCTTCAAAGAATGATATGTATGTGTGCAGTGATAgataaaacataaattttgttaACCAAATTAGCAATTACCTTTCCGTTGCTGGCCTCCTTCACGCCAACAACCAGCATGTAGTTGTATTGTGATCTTTGAGCGTCACGTACCTGGAGCTAGATATATAGATAAAAGTTATGAAGTTAAAGAAAACCTTCACCACCAGAAGTAGAAATATGGTGAATTAAAAGTTACTATAGGAACTTAAGCTTAATATATACAGGGCCAAGGCAGTTGTGCTTGCTTAATACATAGCTATAGAATAGTTATAACTCTTATGCTAAAATAATGAGTAACACTTCCTCAATTCTAGAGCTTTCTTTGGTTACATGCTTCGCCCAGGTTACTAAAAGTAGCACCATTATACGTTTGTGGAATAAAGTCTAGAAGCCAATTATGATTTCCTGAAactaaataaaagaaaaacaagcaTGCTTGCAGACTGAACAAAAGAATAAAGAATAAAGCTTTATCTTATATTGGTTATTAAAGGAAAAATCGAAAGTGTTGATAGCACTTAAATGTAACGTACTGGCAGTGGCACTTACATTTGGACAAGATCATGCATCATTTTACCACTGTGTTTCTACCGATCGAACACAGGAAGCCCTTGAATATTAGAGATGATCAGGGAAGGTACTATTTAAAGAATGTTTCGTTCAGGGAAACAGGAGTACTGCTTGAATATTCCATGTGTATTTTAGGGCGGTGTTATTTGGGGAGTCTGAGTGCCTTGGACCAAGAGAAAATTCTAAGCGTACTGTTTCTATCTCTCACTTGACTTATAGAAATTGCAGTGTTTGATAAATTAAATGAGGAGTACTGATTAGTAGCGTAGTAATCACTTTTGTTTAGAACACAATACTTTCTCTCCTAGATATATTAGTGCTCCTGCAGGTGGGCTACCTGGAGCTTAGATATCACAAAGCTGGTCATTGGCACACATTAGTTAAGCATAGAGTTGATTGGGATGTAATTAAAAGCCCCATAAAACACGAACGACCTACTAAACGGGTACCACTTTCGTAATTATTTTTTGTAGTTATAAACTTTGTTTAactattgttaggaatatatgtgtattagtttgatgataagttaaacaaaacacttaagtagaaatctagtatttgtagcctcaacggataagaccactttggctatccgttgatggagtagctttacttagaaataagtttagtattgtagcacattttagtctttgtaaatgagttataattcttagaagttgtaggaaattataagtcatgttgactacttgtggatatgtaaataggagggctaatggtaattatttcatgccttgtaattttgtataaatgaagtagtatcaactggtaaattaaagaccttcaacggatgagaaacaaagcctcaacggatatctctaaagcttcaacggataacatccatcaacggatgagtgcatcaacggataaagcttcaactgctaaagcatcaacggataagagcatcaacggataaagccaccaacggatgaaagcttcaatggattctcagttccatagcagttgatagtgataattcataagctgacagaggcacatgggttgacagagacaattggaatgtggtagcctcttggatgaattaagaaaaagcagcatttccattccgGTGTAAACAaagaagtattcaaagattcacagattatcttagattgcattggatagagaaatgaagaagaaacatgtgaaggactattttattattgtattttatctttgtcttcacttgaaaacttggtgatatataaaccaagttgcagctagtaattaggtgtgaattttccagagctgtttagaaaaattcagagaaaaaatcatctagtttgtacttggaagcagctgtgaacaattctttgtattacagattttctgaaatacacatctctggtggaacaacaaatccaccagcaaagtttttaaagcctttgtgttctttacatttgtgttttgaatatacatctgtttgcatttgcttaaagcaattcacacacatctgttcatcatacacttagcttttgaaactgctcaaaactttaaaaagttttgagatttacattcaacccccttctgtaaatctcattgttagttccttgggaataacaattggtattagagcaagctcttgacatacaaagagtttaaagatctattctactaacatcatgagtaagaaggatattggagtaaagattccaatcctggaaagagataattatcatcactgtaaagtgaagatgcatctatatcttctctctcaagatgaaagctacataaactgcattgagaatggtcctcacatccctcataaAGTAGCCATTGCTGctactgccacagttgctgtgggacagtctattcccaagccaagagcaggatggactcctgaagatattgaagaggttcacaaggacaagaaggccatgaacattatgtttaatggcctagacaaagatatgtttgataatgtcattaacagcctctctactaaggaaatttgggatactgtacaacttatctgtgaaggtactgagcaagttagagaaaacaaaatacagcttctcattcaacaatatgaatattttcattctgaagaaggagaatcattgaatgatactttcaatagattttagaaactgttgaatagattgaagctgtatggcagagtgtaccaagtcaaggattccaacttaaaatttctaaggtctctaccaaaggaatggaagcctatgactgtttcactaaggaattctcaagattataaggacttcacacttgaaagattatatggaattttgaagacctatgaacttgagatggagcaagatgagctgttggagaagggaaagagaaaaggtggatcagttgcacttgtagctgaaaatgagagaattgaagccaggaatgaagaaaagacaatgccaagtctcaaaattggcacaagcaaatcagaatcaagcaagggaaaggagcaagcaactgaggttgaagacaattccagtcaagatgactctgatgatgttgatgaacatctggcctttctgtccagaagatttgcaaagatgaaattcaagaaaaatactagagccactaagccaaacaagaacatggtggacaagtctaagttcaagtgttataactgtggcacaagtggacactttgcaagtgagtgcagaaagccaacttctgaaaagaagaaatttgagcaagtggattacaaaaagaaatatttctaattgctcaaacaaaaggaaagagcttttctgactcaggaaaatgactgggcagctgatggagccaatgaagatgatgatatggagtatgtcaacttagccctaatggctaattctgatgagaatgaaactagttcatcaagcaaccaggtaatcactactgacctctctcagctttctaaagataaatgcaatgaagctataaatgatatgtctactgaattgtatcatttacttgtttcccttaaatcactgactaaagagaacatgagaattaaagagaataatctgttttaagtgataggaatgctatgttagagggtaaggtaattgagcttgaaaagattaaaatcaaatgcttatctgttgagagtgaactagaagagtctgttaagaaagtagaaattctttctaaacaactagaatgtgagcaagaggtaatcaaggcctggaaaacatctagggatgtaagtgctcaaattgccaaagttcaaggaattgaatctttctgtgagaatgcctggaagaaaaacaaaaaggaaatggaattgattgatggactgtcaacggatgtggaatcaacggatgatgaaagtcattcgttgaaggaagaaaataagcatccgttgaaggttgatcagttgaaacaggcaaatgattctaaaaaggataatttgaaaaatctcagtaagaagtttggttcaacttctaagaactttgtcaaagaagaagctagcacatccaaagatgctagtaaggtgaatataggacacatgactttagatcagttgaagaataggcttaagttggttgaggataaaaaggaaactaaaagaaaatccaatagaaatggg
This genomic interval from Apium graveolens cultivar Ventura chromosome 8, ASM990537v1, whole genome shotgun sequence contains the following:
- the LOC141676882 gene encoding uncharacterized protein LOC141676882 isoform X1; this translates as MTMMKDYGLIAKYEWHLQILFILESYFGTALYKSKSNQVTKLQVRDAQRSQYNYMLVVGVKEASNGKVFVIFAMDEDNNESSSSRDNKKKTKGPTLCSKLKEKIKNQKIECDLEFDEDGNPIGEMAPRFACYVGTAGRLHVNINIKSWDIVSQG
- the LOC141676882 gene encoding uncharacterized protein LOC141676882 isoform X2 — protein: MTMMKDYGLIAKYEWHLQILFILESYFGTALYKSKSNQVTKVRDAQRSQYNYMLVVGVKEASNGKVFVIFAMDEDNNESSSSRDNKKKTKGPTLCSKLKEKIKNQKIECDLEFDEDGNPIGEMAPRFACYVGTAGRLHVNINIKSWDIVSQG